Proteins found in one Sorghum bicolor cultivar BTx623 chromosome 1, Sorghum_bicolor_NCBIv3, whole genome shotgun sequence genomic segment:
- the LOC8064562 gene encoding BTB/POZ and MATH domain-containing protein 1, protein MAGGGEPSRSASTIVANTASGYHILRIDGYSRTLATPTGKYIASLPFTVGGHRWYIRYYPNGGDWGAKDYISLYLHLRDDVAKAVEVHFKFHFVGDVSEQALTLGQVRSFTNSNQGWGHPFIKREDLVQSKHLQDDSIAIRCDVLVVANEFRMEEAPEATAAAAMISVPPSDLHQHLGSLLQTEKGADVVFDVAGERFAAHRWLLAARSPVFSAELFGGMKESHTEGVVHIEDMEPRVFKALLYFVYTDLLFQKTKTMKQVEEGDAGDDGEDVLSQHLLVAADKYNLERLKLLCEKKLCEYINAGNVATILALAEQHHCHGLKKVCFHFLSFPANLRAAMASNGFKHLSRSCPSVM, encoded by the coding sequence ATGGCTGGCGGCGGCGAGCCGTCGCGGTCTGCGTCCACCATCGTCGCCAACACCGCGAGTGGGTACCACATTCTCAGGATCGATGGATACTCCCGCACCTTGGCGACCCCCACAGGAAAGTACATCGCGTCCCTCCCGTTCACCGTGGGCGGCCATCGCTGGTACATTCGCTACTACCCCAACGGCGGCGACTGGGGGGCCAAAGATTACATCTCGCTTTATCTTCATCTCCGCGACGACGTCGCCAAGGCAGTGGAGGTGCACTTCAAGTTCCATTTCGTCGGCGACGTGTCGGAGCAGGCGTTGACACTGGGGCAAGTGCGTAGCTTCACCAACAGTAATCAGGGTTGGGGGCACCCTTTCATCAAAAGGGAAGACTTGGTGCAGTCCAAGCATCTCCAGGACGATTCCATAGCCATTCGGTGCGATGTGCTCGTTGTCGCCAACGAATTCCGCATGGAGGAGGCGCCGGAAGCCACTGCTGCGGCTGCTATGATCTCTGTGCCCCCATCTGACCTTCACCAGCATCTTGGCAGTCTCTTGCAGACCGAGAAGGGCGCTGATGTGGTGTTCGACGTCGCCGGTGAGAGGTTCGCTGCACACCGGTGGCTACTCGCAGCCCGTTCGCCTGTCTTCAGTGCAGAGCTCTTTGGTGGGATGAAAGAGAGCCACACCGAAGGTGTGGTGCACATAGAGGACATGGAACCTCGGGTGTTCAAGGCTTTGCTCTACTTCGTTTACACCGACTTATTATTCCAAAAGACAAAGACAATGAAACAGGTGGAAGAGGGAGATGCAGGCGACGACGGTGAAGACGTTTTATCTCAGCACCTACTGGTTGCTGCGGACAAATACAACTTGGAGAGGCTGAAACTGTTATGTGAAAAGAAGTTGTGTGAGTATATCAATGCAGGcaatgtggcaacaatcctggCGCTAGCTGAGCAACACCATTGCCATGGACTGAAGAAGGTGTGCTTCCATTTTCTCAGCTTTCCTGCAAATTTGAGGGCAGCCATGGCCAGCAACGGCTTTAAGCATCTGAGCAGAAGCTGCCCCTCTGTTATGTAG
- the LOC8065625 gene encoding QWRF motif-containing protein 7: MSSSKRWTSASGTELAGRSLPLPASALSPVRQSAGRRSVSRSEPTTTTSPSPVAVSIARALWPSSSTGNKSGKSKAPPAPSPLSPAPPPPSSSVATLADHLVRDDAPRALSRQRSCTELPRFADADAEARKIGKTSGKGGAVSHAFGRSMRFLPSTRPAGVTLTPGRVAPSDLRRLASLDAAADVASSGSECSDASRGSATATPRKVSTKPHSPLLPRTGSVRLLGSSNTQWALSPGRRSGSPVKATTTTTTLPTVPESKGKKSLISLGWGHIFHRRKHAAEDASIAAVTATLLSSPVVPSRSSAGGGEAGHHMRMAHCRLLQWRFANAKADAVRKRKMASAELDLMGTWARVSEMRGKVARKRVQLEKEKQKIKLNSVLSFQMKDLERWGQLQNGHDSALASTVSCTRAAVCRLPLTNGAKVSLAAPLATILHQALELTSKAKAMTRSFSPMAQETALLISKLVRVAREEQVLLQECVELLSQVSALQVEEQSLRSHLVQSASISAVIVK, from the exons ATGTCGTCCTCGAAGCGGTGGACGTCCGCCTCCGGCACGGAGCTGGCGGGCCGGTCGTTGCCCCTCCCCGCCTCCGCACTCTCGCCAGTCCGCCAGAGCGCCGGCCGGCGCTCAGTCTCCCGATCGGAACCCACCACGACAACATCCCCCTCCCCCGTCGCCGTCTCGATCGCTCGCGCGCTCTGGCCTTCCTCCTCCACCGGCAACAAGAGCGGCAAGAGCAAGGCCCCGCCTGCGCCGTCTCCCTTGtcccccgcgccgccgccgccgtcgtcgtccgtGGCCACACTCGCAGACCACCTCGTCAGAGATGACGCGCCACGGGCTCTCTCCCGGCAGCGCAGCTGCACCGAGCTCCCGCGCTTCGCCGACGCGGACGCCGAGGCCCGGAAGATCGGGAAGACGTCAGGGAAGGGCGGCGCCGTCAGCCACGCGTTCGGCCGCTCCATGCGCTTCCTCCCGTCCACGAGGCCCGCGGGCGTGACGCTCACGCCGGGCCGCGTGGCGCCGTCGGACCTCCGCAGGCTCGCGTCCctggacgccgccgccgacgtcgccaGCTCCGGCTCGGAGTGCAGCGACGCGTCCAGGGGCTCCGCCACCGCCACGCCGAGGAAGGTCTCCACCAAGCCGCACTCTCCGCTGCTCCCGCGCACGGGCTCCGTGCGCCTGCTCGGGTCCAGCAACACGCAGTGGGCGCTCTCGCCCGGGCGGCGCAGCGGCTCGCCGGTcaaggcgacgacgacgacgacgacgctgccCACGGTGCCGGAGagcaaaggcaagaagagccTGATCAGCCTCGGGTGGGGCCACATCTTCCACCGGCGGAAGCACGCGGCCGAGGACGCGTCCATCGCCGCTGTCACGGCCACCTTGCTGTCCTCGCCGGTGGTGCCGTCGCGCAGCAGCGCAGGCGGCGGGGAGGCCGGCCACCACATGAGGATGGCGCATTGCCGGCTCCTGCAGTGGCGCTTCGCCAACGCTAAGGCGGACGCCGTCCGCAAGAGGAAGATGGCCAGCGCCGAGCTGGACTTGATGGGTACATGGGCAAGGGTGTCGGAGATGAGAGGGAAGGTGGCCAGGAAGCGAGTGCAGCTTGAGAAAGAGAAGCAGAAGATTAAACTAAACAGCGTGCTCTCTTTTCAG ATGAAAGATTTGGAGAGGTGGGGGCAGCTGCAAAACGGACATGACTCTGCCCTGGCCTCAACAGTGAGCTGCACACGGGCAGCCGTCTGCAGGCTTCCTCTCACCAATGGTGCCAAG GTATCCCTAGCGGCGCCATTGGCGACCATTCTGCACCAAGCTCTCGAGCTCACGTCGAAAGCCAAGGCAATGACGAGATCATTCAGTCCAATG GCTCAGGAAACAGCGTTACTGATCTCGAAGCTGGTGCGTGTGGCGAGAGAAGAGCAAGTTCTGTTGCAGGAGTGTGTTGAGCTGCTTAGCCAGGTCTCTGCTCTGCAG GTGGAGGAACAGAGCTTGCGCAGCCATCTAGTGCAGTCTGCGTCGATTAGTGCTGTGATCGTGAAATAG
- the LOC8063011 gene encoding 11-beta-hydroxysteroid dehydrogenase 1B, which translates to MHASAPPYMHGWFHRLQAAARASLAHESHGDIRYIIVAERISIYQVDEDDMEVFLLLHSVVMHVTAALVILVYIPLSAPVKLLVRAFVKPLRKEDLRGKVVLITGASSGIGEELAYQYAKEGACLALVARREQALKAVAAAALERGAPDVLVFPGDVSDPDQSRRAVEETVAHFGKLNHLVANAGIWSSCSFDQVTNITAFTKLMDVNFWGSVYPTYYALPHLKASKGKLIVCSSAAGTVATSRMAFYNASKAAQLRFYETLRTEVGSEVGITILTPGYVESEITKGKGIQKTGEVAVDEDARDAQIGVFPVGRVEALCEVALDGIRNGDWYVTWPSMYRPLQLIACLAPEVLDWMSNAMYKEAATAQGRRPLGQRILEATGGKRLYPPSLLQPRIKTD; encoded by the exons ATGCATGCCTCCGCACCACCATATATGCATGGATGGTTCCATCGCCTGCAGGCTGCAGCGCGCGCTAGCTTAGCTCACGAGAGTCACGGCGACATTAGATATATTATCGTCGCAGAAAGGATAAGCATATATCAGGTAGACGAAGACGACATGGAGGTCTTCCTCCTGCTCCACAGCGTGGTGATGCATGTCACAGCTGCGCTGGTGATCCTGGTCTACATCCCGCTCTCAGCTCCGGTGAAGCTGTTGGTGCGCGCGTTCGTCAAGCCGCTCAGGAAGGAGGACCTCAGAGGGAAGGTCGTGCTCATCACCGGCGCCTCCTCCGGCATCGGCGAG GAGCTCGCTTACCAGTACGCCAAGGAAGGGGCGTGCCTTGCGCTGGTGGCGCGGAGGGAGCAGGCGCTCAAGgccgtggccgccgccgccctggaGCGCGGCGCGCCGGACGTCCTCGTCTTCCCCGGCGACGTTTCCGACCCCGACCAGTCGAGGCGCGCCGTCGAGGAGACCGTCGCTCACTTCGGCAAAC tgAACCATCTGGTTGCCAATGCCGGCATCTGGTCCAGCTGCTCCTTCGATCAAGTCACCAACATAACTGCCTTCACCAAGCTGATG GACGTGAATTTCTGGGGCTCTGTCTATCCAACCTACTATGCCCTTCCACACCTCAAGGCCAGCAAAGGGAAGCTCATCGTCTGCTCCTCAGCAGCAGGCACCGTGGCCACGTCCAGGATGGCCTTCTACAAT GCGAGCAAAGCAGCACAGCTGAGGTTCTACGAGACGCTGAGAACCGAGGTGGGGTCAGAGGTCGGCATCACCATCCTCACGCCTGGCTACGTCGAGTCCGAGATAACCAAGGGCAAAGGGATCCAGAAAACCGGCGAGGTCGCCGTCGACGAGGACGCCAGAGAT GCGCAGATCGGGGTGTTCCCGGTGGGGCGAGTGGAGGCGCTGTGCGAGGTGGCGCTGGACGGCATCAGGAACGGCGACTGGTACGTGACATGGCCGTCCATGTACCGGCCGCTGCAGCTGATCGCCTGCCTCGCCCCTGAGGTCCTGGACTGGATGTCCAACGCCATGTACAAGGAGGCCGCGACCGCGCAAGGGAGGCGGCCGCTAGGGCAGCGGATCCTGGAGGCCACCGGAGGCAAAAGGCTGTACCCGCCGTCGCTTCTGCAGCCGCGGATCAAGACGGACTAG
- the LOC8063012 gene encoding uncharacterized protein LOC8063012 has protein sequence MEGGGSNAPFYRGSTAALATNPSAANGAQKGDREAAINAEIARVNNLPARSSYAIHRMKVLNKLRHLMSIKRTTSQDEELELLFASLSI, from the exons ATGGAAGGAGGGGGTAGCAACGCGCCCTTCTACCGCGGCAGCACCGCCGCCCTCGCCACCAACCCTTCTGCTGCG AATGGGGCACAAAAAGGGGATAGggaggctgccatcaatgccgAGATAGCGAGGGTTAACAACCTACCAGCTCGAAGTTCCTACGCGATACACCGCATGAAAGTGCTAAACAAACTTCGCCATCTGATGTCCATCAAG AGGACTACGTCTCAAGATGAGGAGCTAGAACTTCTTTTTGCAAGCCTTTCGATCTAA
- the LOC8065462 gene encoding BTB/POZ and MATH domain-containing protein 1 has protein sequence MAGGGEPSRSASTIVANTASGYHILRIDGYSRTLATPTGEYIASLPFTVGGLRWHIRYYPNGNKSEDKDGISLFLYLHDSVAKPVKAQFGFRFVGDVAEQPLTLGGMHIYDNQSAWGRPQFIKREVFEASKHLLDDSFAIRCDVVVTTEFRTEEAPEATTPADSISVPPSDLHQHLGGLLLNEKGADVVFDVAGEMFAAHRCVLAARSPVFSAELFGAMKESNTGGGVVHIEDMEPRVFKALLYFVYTDLFPMAKKNKKPKTTIKTKKMKQMEEGDVGDDEEDVLSQHLLVAADKYNLERLKLLCEKKLCDYINADNVATILALAEQHHCHGLKKVCFHFLSSPANLRAAVASDGFKHLSKSCPSVMHELVAMLAT, from the coding sequence ATGGCTGGCGGCGGCGAGCCGTCGCGGTCTGCCTCCACCATAGTCGCCAACACCGCGAGTGGGTACCACATCCTCAGGATCGATGGATACTCCCGCACCTTGGCGACTCCCACAGGAGAGTACATCGCGTCCCTCCCGTTCACCGTGGGCGGCCTTCGCTGGCACATTCGCTACTACCCCAACGGTAACAAGTCAGAGGACAAAGATGGCATCTCGCTTTTTCTTTATCTCCACGACAGCGTCGCCAAGCCAGTGAAAGCGCAGTTCGGCTTCCGTTTCGTCGGCGACGTGGCGGAGCAGCCGTTGACACTGGGAGGAATGCATATCTACGATAACCAGAGTGCTTGGGGACGCCCCCAGTTCATCAAAAGGGAAGTTTTTGAAGCGTCGAAGCATCTGCTTGATGATTCTTTTGCCATTCGGTGCGATGTGGTCGTCACCACGGAATTCCGGACGGAGGAGGCGCCGGAAGCCACCACTCCGGCCGATAGTATCTCCGTGCCCCCATCTGACCTGCACCAGCATCTTGGCGGCCTCCTGTTGAACGAAAAGGGCGCTGATGTGGTGTTCGACGTCGCCGGTGAGATGTTCGCTGCACACCGGTGCGTGCTCGCAGCCCGTTCGCCTGTCTTCAGTGCAGAGCTCTTTGGTGCGATGAAAGAGAGCAACACCGGAGGTGGTGTGGTGCACATAGAGGACATGGAACCTCGGGTGTTCAAGGCTCTGCTCTACTTCGTTTACACAGACTTATTCCCAATggcaaagaaaaacaaaaagccaAAGACAACGATAAAGACAAAGAAGATGAAACAGATGGAAGAGGGAGACGTAGGCGACGACGAGGAAGACGTTTTGTCTCAGCACCTACTGGTTGCTGCGGACAAATACAACTTGGAGAGGCTGAAATTGTTATGTGAAAAGAAGCTGTGTGACTATATCAATGCAGACAATGTGGCAACCATCCTGGCGCTAGCCGAGCAACACCACTGCCATGGACTCAAGAAGGTGTGCTTCCATTTTCTCAGCTCTCCTGCAAATTTGAGGGCAGCCGTGGCCAGTGACGGCTTTAAGCATCTGAGCAAAAGCTGCCCCTCTGTTATGCATGAGTTGGTTGCCATGCTCGCAACTTAG